From Nocardia sp. XZ_19_385, the proteins below share one genomic window:
- a CDS encoding MarR family winged helix-turn-helix transcriptional regulator, which translates to MSRPRPLPLDPIEEAHRQWVGHGWGAVADGMAAVTSLVRAQQIVMARVDEALKPTGLTFSRYELLALLSFSKTGALPMAKASARLQVHPTSVTNTVDRLEAAQLVQRVPHPSDRRATLIEITEAGRKLVAEATGELNAKVFAQPGLPPDRLHTLLQLLAEFRHAAGDFDTGDEQARWTARDH; encoded by the coding sequence ATGTCCCGGCCACGCCCGCTTCCGCTCGACCCGATCGAGGAGGCACACCGTCAGTGGGTCGGCCACGGCTGGGGCGCGGTGGCCGACGGCATGGCCGCAGTGACGTCTCTGGTGCGCGCGCAGCAAATTGTGATGGCCCGGGTCGACGAAGCGCTCAAACCAACCGGTCTGACTTTCTCGCGCTACGAACTGCTCGCCCTGCTGAGCTTCAGCAAGACCGGCGCGCTGCCGATGGCCAAGGCCAGCGCGCGCCTGCAGGTGCACCCCACCAGCGTCACCAACACCGTGGATCGCCTGGAGGCGGCACAGCTGGTGCAACGCGTTCCGCATCCCAGCGACCGCCGAGCCACCCTCATCGAAATCACCGAGGCGGGCCGGAAACTCGTCGCCGAGGCGACCGGGGAACTCAACGCGAAGGTGTTCGCCCAGCCCGGCCTGCCCCCGGATCGCCTGCACACCCTGTTGCAACTGCTCGCGGAATTCCGGCACGCCGCCGGTGATTTCGATACCGGCGACGAGCAGGCCCGCTGGACCGCTCGAGATCATTGA
- a CDS encoding reverse transcriptase family protein: MSGAVPPDLARELAYSFEFLGAEWSRSNLAEAFAEIVEPGRAEELARRVTDLMPSEPLDPVGTLQRLLAELPKLATIVVSLPPAADELADELPRTQPARTRFGAVDIPDLAALCALLNVTPAELEWFADHGNWLRRAAQPLSHYRYRQLPKTSGVRLVEAPKVRLREIQRRILHRVLSEIPAHPACHGFEKGRSATTFAAPHAGAEVVVRVDLRDFFTSIGVARVRAVFAACGYSPTVAQVLADLCTTATPVAELRTLDFNQRNLLRARHLPQGAPTSPRLANLIAHGLDRRLAGYATQHGLVYTRYADDLAISGKSDLDPGRTIWLATKIAKSEGFSIRPGKTRIRRPHQRQILAGLVINTHPAVPRDRYDALRALLHNCLRTGPATQNRDGHNDFRAHVYGLISWVGETSPARRDRLLAMADQVDWSK, from the coding sequence ATGAGCGGTGCTGTTCCGCCCGATCTGGCCCGGGAACTGGCCTACTCCTTCGAGTTCCTCGGTGCGGAGTGGAGCCGGTCGAACCTGGCCGAGGCATTCGCGGAGATCGTCGAACCGGGCCGGGCCGAGGAACTGGCGCGCCGGGTCACGGATTTGATGCCGAGCGAACCACTCGATCCGGTCGGAACTCTCCAACGGCTCCTGGCGGAGTTGCCGAAATTGGCGACGATCGTCGTGTCGCTTCCGCCCGCCGCCGACGAGCTGGCCGATGAACTTCCCCGAACACAGCCTGCGCGTACGCGTTTCGGTGCGGTGGACATTCCGGATCTCGCGGCGCTGTGCGCGTTGCTCAATGTCACACCGGCCGAACTCGAATGGTTCGCCGACCACGGCAACTGGCTCCGTCGTGCCGCACAACCCTTGTCCCACTATCGATACCGGCAACTGCCGAAAACAAGCGGCGTCCGCCTCGTCGAGGCTCCGAAGGTCCGCCTGCGCGAAATCCAGCGGCGCATCCTGCATCGCGTGCTGAGCGAAATCCCGGCGCACCCAGCCTGTCACGGCTTCGAAAAGGGTCGCAGTGCAACAACCTTCGCCGCACCGCACGCCGGCGCGGAAGTCGTTGTCCGGGTAGACCTGCGCGATTTCTTCACCAGTATCGGCGTCGCGCGAGTCCGTGCGGTATTCGCAGCCTGCGGATATTCGCCCACGGTCGCCCAAGTCCTGGCCGACCTGTGCACCACGGCCACCCCGGTCGCCGAACTCCGCACCCTCGACTTCAACCAGCGAAACCTCCTGCGCGCCCGCCACTTACCGCAAGGCGCACCGACCTCACCCCGCCTCGCCAACCTCATCGCGCACGGCTTGGACCGCCGTCTGGCCGGTTACGCGACCCAGCATGGTCTCGTGTACACCCGCTACGCCGACGACCTGGCCATCTCCGGTAAGAGCGACCTCGACCCGGGTCGGACCATCTGGCTGGCAACCAAAATCGCGAAGTCCGAAGGCTTCTCGATTCGCCCCGGCAAAACCCGCATCCGCCGCCCGCACCAGCGCCAGATCCTCGCGGGCCTGGTCATCAACACCCACCCCGCAGTCCCACGCGACCGCTACGACGCCCTGCGCGCCCTCCTGCACAACTGCCTGCGCACCGGCCCTGCCACTCAGAACCGCGACGGCCACAACGACTTCCGCGCCCACGTCTACGGGTTGATCTCCTGGGTCGGCGAGACCAGCCCAGCTCGCCGCGACCGTCTCCTCGCCATGGCGGACCAGGTCGACTGGTCGAAATAG
- a CDS encoding tellurite resistance/C4-dicarboxylate transporter family protein produces MTQQWWRELPPAAGAFVMATGILSVGLHLMDFEVASWVTLALAGGAWVVLAVDFGTRLLGDHSRWETEAATAPALTGVAATTVLGTRLSLAGWQWGAVVLLVVAVVAWPVLLGFVVRHWGRRMPGAAFLVCVATQGVAVLGATLAQAGRGGWLMWVALGFFGVGIPLYVVAFAHFDVAQVWRGAGDQWVAAGALAISALAASKLAAWQHWTGVGHTVLRVVTLVLLGLCLMGYVVLLAAEVFNKRPGYNIRRWATVFPLGMTAVATLSTAAALKIHPLHDLGAVLLAGAAVVWVIVFAELLWTSWAKTQGSRA; encoded by the coding sequence ATGACACAGCAGTGGTGGCGGGAGTTGCCGCCGGCAGCGGGGGCGTTTGTTATGGCCACCGGGATTCTGTCGGTTGGCCTGCATCTCATGGATTTCGAGGTGGCGTCTTGGGTTACCCTCGCTCTCGCCGGCGGGGCGTGGGTGGTGTTGGCGGTCGACTTCGGGACTCGGTTGCTCGGGGATCACTCGCGTTGGGAGACCGAGGCTGCGACTGCGCCCGCGCTGACGGGGGTTGCTGCTACGACGGTGTTGGGGACTCGGCTGTCGTTGGCGGGGTGGCAGTGGGGGGCGGTGGTGTTGCTTGTGGTGGCGGTGGTGGCGTGGCCGGTGTTGCTGGGGTTTGTGGTTCGGCATTGGGGTAGGCGGATGCCGGGGGCCGCGTTTTTGGTTTGTGTTGCGACGCAGGGTGTTGCGGTGCTCGGTGCCACGCTGGCGCAGGCGGGGCGGGGTGGGTGGCTGATGTGGGTTGCGCTGGGGTTCTTCGGAGTTGGGATTCCGCTTTATGTGGTGGCGTTCGCGCATTTCGATGTCGCCCAGGTCTGGCGGGGGGCGGGGGATCAGTGGGTGGCGGCGGGGGCGCTGGCTATTTCTGCGCTCGCGGCTTCGAAACTCGCTGCGTGGCAACACTGGACGGGGGTTGGGCACACCGTGCTGCGGGTGGTCACGTTGGTTCTGCTCGGTCTCTGTCTGATGGGGTATGTCGTGTTGCTGGCGGCCGAGGTCTTCAACAAGCGGCCTGGTTACAACATCCGGCGCTGGGCGACCGTCTTTCCGCTCGGCATGACCGCGGTGGCTACCCTCTCCACCGCCGCCGCCCTGAAGATTCACCCGCTGCACGACCTCGGTGCGGTGCTGCTGGCGGGGGCCGCAGTCGTCTGGGTGATCGTCTTCGCGGAGCTGCTCTGGACATCGTGGGCGAAAACGCAGGGTTCTCGCGCGTGA
- a CDS encoding DUF305 domain-containing protein, translating to MTADSETESGFRTQVRGQRTALLVLGVIGAILLGFAVGTMARIPLDGASEPDPGAVDIGFTQDMSAHHAQAVEMAGVALLRSTDNDVRRLAYDIMTTQQAQVGRMQGWLQLWGKPAQSVDGYMAWMTEPSAGHHGGAATAAQHTGPMATMPGMATAEELAALRQAPELDTMFLRLMLRHHQGGLSMIQYAATHAETTAVRTLAETMGGTQQNEAQLITRMLTTRGGTPLPLN from the coding sequence ATGACGGCCGACAGCGAAACCGAGTCCGGATTCCGGACGCAGGTGCGGGGCCAGCGGACCGCACTGCTGGTCCTGGGCGTCATCGGGGCGATCCTGCTCGGTTTCGCCGTCGGCACCATGGCGCGCATCCCGCTGGACGGCGCGTCCGAACCCGATCCGGGCGCCGTCGACATCGGCTTCACCCAGGACATGTCCGCGCATCACGCGCAGGCGGTGGAAATGGCGGGCGTGGCATTGCTCCGCTCCACCGACAACGATGTGCGCCGGCTGGCCTACGACATCATGACCACCCAGCAGGCCCAGGTCGGCCGCATGCAGGGCTGGCTGCAGCTGTGGGGCAAGCCCGCCCAGAGCGTCGACGGCTATATGGCCTGGATGACCGAACCGTCCGCCGGACATCACGGCGGCGCGGCCACCGCCGCCCAGCACACCGGTCCGATGGCGACCATGCCCGGCATGGCCACCGCCGAAGAACTTGCCGCCCTGCGCCAGGCCCCCGAGCTGGACACCATGTTCCTGCGCCTGATGCTGCGCCACCACCAGGGCGGGCTGTCGATGATCCAGTACGCCGCCACACACGCGGAAACCACCGCCGTGCGCACGCTGGCGGAAACCATGGGCGGAACCCAGCAGAACGAAGCCCAGCTGATCACCCGCATGCTCACCACCCGCGGCGGCACCCCCCTCCCCCTCAACTGA
- a CDS encoding DUF3105 domain-containing protein, translating into MPSSKSASKSAKAVRAAGKASPSLRKGGGRDQVRPKRQIPWLAIGAAAVIIALVGALAYSLVPKYREQAELDKYTPSAEKKDPSEQIPGVVKKDYAQGAGKHIQPTQRVAYDTTPAYGGPHDSSWAACTGVVYSKPIRTENAVHSLEHGAVWITYNPDKVDGAGLDVLKRKVEGKQYTMMSPYPGLESAVSLQSWGHQLKLDDPNDKRVGQFITALRQNPYGVYPEIGADCSNPYFDRDNPAPFDPAPPGPDAVPVDGTGIPTDQSELGGAGQPTIPGVPNIPGLTGVPTAPAAPIEPVAPPATQ; encoded by the coding sequence ATGCCGAGTAGTAAGAGCGCCTCGAAATCGGCCAAGGCCGTCCGAGCCGCCGGGAAGGCTTCACCTTCCCTCCGCAAGGGGGGCGGCAGAGACCAAGTTCGACCCAAGCGCCAGATCCCGTGGCTGGCCATCGGTGCCGCCGCGGTAATCATCGCATTGGTCGGCGCCCTGGCCTACAGCCTGGTCCCGAAGTACCGCGAGCAGGCCGAGCTCGACAAATACACGCCGAGCGCGGAGAAGAAGGACCCGTCCGAGCAGATCCCGGGCGTGGTGAAGAAGGACTACGCCCAGGGCGCCGGCAAGCACATCCAGCCCACCCAGCGCGTGGCCTACGACACGACGCCGGCCTACGGCGGACCCCACGATTCGTCCTGGGCCGCCTGCACCGGTGTGGTGTACAGCAAGCCGATTCGCACCGAGAACGCGGTGCACTCGCTCGAGCACGGCGCGGTGTGGATCACCTACAACCCCGACAAGGTCGACGGGGCCGGGCTGGACGTCTTGAAGCGCAAGGTCGAGGGCAAGCAGTACACGATGATGTCGCCCTATCCCGGGCTGGAATCGGCGGTTTCGCTGCAGTCCTGGGGTCATCAGCTGAAGCTGGACGATCCGAACGACAAGCGCGTCGGGCAGTTCATCACCGCGCTGCGGCAGAACCCGTACGGCGTCTACCCCGAGATCGGCGCGGACTGCTCCAATCCGTACTTCGACCGGGACAACCCGGCGCCGTTCGATCCGGCGCCGCCGGGCCCGGACGCGGTTCCGGTGGACGGCACCGGCATCCCCACCGATCAGAGTGAGCTCGGCGGCGCCGGTCAGCCCACCATTCCCGGTGTGCCGAACATTCCGGGCCTGACCGGTGTGCCGACCGCACCTGCGGCGCCCATCGAACCCGTGGCACCCCCGGCGACGCAGTAG